A segment of the Alistipes communis genome:
GCACCTCGCCTGATCCGCGGACGATCACTCCTCCCCGTCGTCGTAATAATCGAGTACGGACTCCTGTTTGGCCTTATAGCCGAATGCGGCGTCCTCCTCTTCCTCGTCGAACTGCGTATAGAGCGAATGGCGCTCCTTGCCGCTTTTACGGTTGGGAGCGAGTTTCGTCGCCCGCTTGAAAACCTCTTCCGCGTCGGCCGAACCGTTACGGCGGAAGTTCCTGTCAGCTTTCATTGCCGGTGTAAATCGAATAAATGGTTAAACGTAAATTCGTTTTCGCTTTCGCAAAGTAAGATATTTTTTTCAAATAGCGTGCAGTTCCCGCGAGAAATTTGCCGGATCGGCGATTTATTCGTAATTTTGAAGGGTAAACAGGGTTATGAAAATCTACGACTACATCCTCTGTTCCGGCTCCGGAAACCGGTTCCTGCTGTTCGACACGTTGCGGTCGGATCTTTCCGGCCTGAATATTGCCGCCTTCGCCGCAGAAGAGCTGCACCGGTTCGGCGTCGACGGCCTGCTGCTGCTCACACGCGACGGGCGGGGACGTTTCGGAATGCGGATGTTCAACACCGACGGTTCGGAGGCGGAGATGTGCGGCAACGGCATCCGCTGCGTGGCGCGGCTGGCGCGGGAGCGTTATCCGGAAGCGACGGGCGAACGATTCGCCGTCACCTCCGGCGGCCGGGAATACCGCATCACGTGCGAGGAGCCGATCTTCGGCGCGCTGCCCACCTTCGGGGCGGAGATTCCGCTGTCGCTGCACGGCGACGACTTCCCGCCGTCGCTCCCGGCCGAAGGATTCGTCGGACAGCCCGTTCCCGAATTGGACGAAGGGCTGGCCTTCACCTTCTTGCAGCCGGGCAATCCCCACATCGTCGCCCTCGTCGCACCGGACAGCGCATGGCTTTTCGGCAGCGACGGGCGGCTCGATACCCGACGGCTCGCGGAGCTGGGCGAACGGGCCAACCGGATGCGCGGGGTATTCCCCCGGGGAATCAACGTCAGCCTCTTCTGCCGACTGGACGAGGGACGCATCTTCGCGGCGACCTACGAGCGCGGCGTTGGCATCACCTCCTCCTGCGGCACGGCGATGACCTCGTGCGCCACGGCCGCCGCATTGCTCGGACTCGCCGGCTTCGACACGACCGTCGAGGTCTGGAACCGCGGCGGCCGCGTGCGCTGCCTGCCGCGCCGCACGCAGCAGGGAATCGTCACCCGCCTGACGGGCGACGCCTCTTTCGAAACGGCGGGACGGCTCCGGCTCGACGGGAAAGAGTGCATCGCCACGGGCGACGCTTCGCCCCTCGACCCGCCCTGCGACCGGCTGCGGCTGACCGAAGAGACCCTGCGCGAACTACACGAAAAATACGGTTTAACAATAGCTGACGACCATGATTAAAGAGATTGCGAATCATCGTTCGATCCGAAAATACAAATCCTCCCCGATCGACGAGGAGGTACTCTCAGACATCCTGCATTCGGCCGCGCGCGCTTCGACCTGCGGCAACATGCAACTGTACAGTCTCGTCGTGACGCTCGACGCCCGCGTGAGGGCCGAACTGGCACCGTGCCACTTCAATCAGGCCATGGTCACCGAGGCCCCCTGCGTGGTGACGGTCTGCGCCGACGTCCACCGCTTC
Coding sequences within it:
- the dapF gene encoding diaminopimelate epimerase, translating into MKIYDYILCSGSGNRFLLFDTLRSDLSGLNIAAFAAEELHRFGVDGLLLLTRDGRGRFGMRMFNTDGSEAEMCGNGIRCVARLARERYPEATGERFAVTSGGREYRITCEEPIFGALPTFGAEIPLSLHGDDFPPSLPAEGFVGQPVPELDEGLAFTFLQPGNPHIVALVAPDSAWLFGSDGRLDTRRLAELGERANRMRGVFPRGINVSLFCRLDEGRIFAATYERGVGITSSCGTAMTSCATAAALLGLAGFDTTVEVWNRGGRVRCLPRRTQQGIVTRLTGDASFETAGRLRLDGKECIATGDASPLDPPCDRLRLTEETLRELHEKYGLTIADDHD